A genomic window from Cardiocondyla obscurior isolate alpha-2009 unplaced genomic scaffold, Cobs3.1 scaffold41_0_353218, whole genome shotgun sequence includes:
- the LOC139112692 gene encoding SCAN domain-containing protein 3-like: protein MDCSNKGAIKKRRVREFQASWLDDSSFKGWLAPHPSKNRALCMICNKSINCRKSDLINHSHTVKHIENSGKCKAISNDNTLSHRDKVKRAEIKLAAFFADHNIAFSTVDHLVPLLKDISIDSKIVQDLSLSRKKCSKIVKNIIAKRETEKLILNLKTRKFSVLIDESTDISETKIMCVLVRYLSPINKKISTQLLDLISLDAKDCSSSKIFEAFKNLFQTKQIPLTNIIGLACDNASVMIGCNNSFMTHLKSEIPELITLNCICHSSALVASRACEKLPDICENLIKGVASYISGSAKRCAILAEFQDFFHVDRHKVLKLANTKWLSFQKCFGQNFVKLNVLNDIFNLNLKDKNNIQPVNEIYVGPECESFLENFTVECVHEIKLKCLDFYVTAVQEMLNRLPCKDPFFEQLSFLDPKIALFNDGRIKIKDLTLIAKRLNYNNITRLAYEWRILPTIFDDEKKVELASLKIDEMWKNVLESKHFDNSKIFPNLENLIEIVFSLPHSNAEAERIFSIVTDVKCKKRNRLTNNTLSAICIVRSSFQDQNINCYNFEVDDKHLELHNTASLYLDQTSSDED from the exons ATGGATTGTAGCAATAAAGgagcaattaaaaaacgtagagTTAGAGAATTCCAAGCTTCTTGGCTAGATGACAGTAGTTTTAAAGGATGGTTAGCTCCTCATCCTTCAAAAAATAGAGCGCTTTGCATgatatgtaataaaagtataaattgcCGAAAGtcggatttaattaatcattcacATACGGTCAAACATATTGAAAATTCAGGGAAATGTAAAGCCATTAGCAACGATAATACTTTATCACATAGAGATAAAGTTAAACgcgcggaaattaaattagctgCTTTTTTCGCGGATcataatattgcattttccACCGTAGATCATTTGGTTCcgttattaaaagatataagtATTGACTCTAAAATTGTGCAAGACCTTTCACtatctcgaaaaaaatgttccaaaattgttaaaaatattattgccaAACGCGAAACtgaaaaacttattttaaatttaaaaacacgTAAATTTTCCGTTTTAATTGACGAGAGTACTGATATCTCGGAAACTAAAATAATGTGCGTTCTTGTTCGATATTTATctcctataaataaaaagatcagTACTcaattattagatttaatatcgTTAGACGCGAAAGATTGTTCgtcgagtaaaatttttgaagcatttaaaaatttatttcaaacaaaaCAAATTCCTCTTACTAATATTATTGGATTAGCGTGTGATAATGCATCCGTCATGATAGGATGTAATAACTCATTTATGACACATTTAAAATCGGAAATTCCggaattaataactttaaattgtatttgcCATTCATCGGCACTTGTGGCTAGTAGAGCTTGCGAAAAATTACCGGATAtatgcgaaaatttaattaaaggagTAGCTTCTTATATTTCGGGCAGTGCAAAGAGATGTGCAATTTTAGCAGAGTTTCAGGATTTTTTTCATGTAGATCGacataaagtattaaaacttGCTAATACTAAATGGCTTAGTTTTCAAAAATGC tttggtcaaaattttgtaaaattaaatgttttaaatgatatttttaacttaaatttaaaagataaaaataatattcaaccCGTGAACGAAATATATGTGGGACCGGAATGTGAAAgctttttagaaaattttactgTAGAATGCGtgcatgaaataaaattaaaatgcttaGACTTTTATGTTACTGCAGTTCAGGAAATGTTGAATCGTTTGCCATGTAAAGATCCTTTTTTTGAACAGTTATCGTTTTTAGATCCGAAAATAGCATTGTTTAATGAcggtagaattaaaattaaagatttaacgttaattgccaaacgattaaattataataatattacgcgGTTAGCATATGAATGGCGAATTCTGCCAACAATTTTtgacgatgaaaaaaaagtagaattagcttctttaaaaatagatgagaTGTGGAAAAACGTATTAGAGTCCAAACATTTcgataattcaaaaatatttccaaatttagaaaatttaattgaaatagtATTTTCTCTTCCACACTCGAATGCTGAGgccgaaagaattttttcaatagttacagatgtaaaatgtaaaaaacgtAATCGTTTAACAAATAATACTCTTTCCGCGATTTGTATAGTTCGGTCCAGTTTTCAagatcaaaatattaattgttataattttgagGTAGACGATAAACATTTAGAACTGCATAACACGGCAAGTTTGTATTTAGATCAAACCTCATCTGAtgaggattaa